The Crocosphaera subtropica ATCC 51142 genome includes a window with the following:
- a CDS encoding transposase, producing the protein MKPYSIDLRQKIIEAYQNQEGSQRQLAKRFKVSLSFTQKLLKRYRETNEIEPRKSGKGFIARLEQHTQVVEKLVADNNDITLEELQNSLELETGVKLSISNICRFLQRKKLTRKKASQAATERVQGLRFNYWKQVKKVDMENLVFIDEMGANLALARRYARSLQGTRAYSQQPFYPGQHLSLIGAIALKGFIGGMTLEGGTNGIAFQVFLDKVLLPQLWPGACVVMT; encoded by the coding sequence ATGAAACCTTATTCTATTGATTTACGTCAGAAAATTATTGAAGCTTATCAAAACCAAGAAGGTTCACAAAGACAGTTAGCTAAACGCTTTAAAGTTAGTCTTAGCTTCACTCAAAAATTATTGAAGCGATATCGCGAAACCAACGAGATAGAACCTCGTAAGAGTGGAAAAGGATTTATTGCCAGACTAGAACAGCATACACAGGTGGTTGAGAAATTAGTTGCTGATAATAATGATATCACTTTAGAAGAATTACAAAACTCTCTTGAATTAGAAACAGGGGTCAAACTATCTATTAGTAACATTTGTCGTTTTCTACAAAGAAAAAAACTGACTCGAAAAAAAGCGAGTCAAGCTGCAACTGAAAGAGTCCAAGGTCTTCGATTTAACTATTGGAAACAAGTCAAAAAAGTTGACATGGAAAATTTAGTATTTATTGATGAAATGGGAGCCAATCTAGCTTTAGCTCGTAGATATGCTCGTTCTCTTCAAGGGACTCGTGCCTATAGTCAACAGCCTTTTTACCCTGGACAACATTTAAGTTTAATTGGAGCGATTGCTCTTAAAGGTTTTATAGGAGGAATGACTCTAGAAGGAGGAACAAATGGTATAGCTTTTCAAGTTTTTTTAGATAAAGTTTTACTACCCCAACTTTGGCCAGGTGCTTGTGTAGTAATGACCTGA